The following proteins are encoded in a genomic region of Bradyrhizobium sp. SK17:
- a CDS encoding caspase family protein produces MDLRQPHISRRTIAFAVAVAGTVSLAIGAHAALNKRMFDTPKGTAGAVVAGATGSIPTGTSRLALIIGNGHYPDASAPLAQPINDARTLSSALRREGFDVDVVEDATKDDMFRAVERMKAKIRPDTVVMLFFGGYGVQVGRESYMIPVDATIWKEADVKRTGVSVESVLDAMKERGAKAKLVVLDASRRNPYERRFRAFSHGLAPISPPENTIVLSSATPGKVADDGKGTNSVLVSELLNNLNAQAGAETAFNKTRVAISRASEGEQVPSVSSSLLEDIKLGG; encoded by the coding sequence ATGGACCTTAGGCAGCCTCATATTTCCCGCCGCACCATCGCCTTCGCGGTGGCTGTGGCCGGCACGGTGTCGCTGGCGATCGGCGCCCATGCCGCGCTCAACAAGCGCATGTTCGATACCCCCAAGGGCACCGCCGGCGCTGTCGTCGCGGGCGCCACCGGCAGCATCCCGACCGGCACCTCCCGCCTCGCACTGATCATCGGCAACGGCCATTACCCGGACGCATCGGCGCCGCTGGCGCAGCCGATCAACGACGCCCGCACGCTGTCGTCGGCGCTGCGCCGCGAGGGCTTCGACGTCGACGTGGTCGAGGACGCCACCAAGGACGACATGTTCCGCGCCGTCGAGCGCATGAAGGCCAAGATCCGCCCCGACACCGTGGTGATGCTGTTCTTTGGCGGCTATGGCGTGCAGGTCGGCCGCGAGAGCTACATGATCCCGGTCGACGCCACGATCTGGAAGGAGGCCGACGTCAAGCGCACCGGCGTCAGCGTCGAGTCCGTGCTCGATGCGATGAAGGAGCGCGGCGCCAAGGCCAAGCTCGTCGTGCTCGACGCCTCGCGCCGCAATCCCTATGAGCGCCGCTTCCGCGCCTTCTCGCATGGCCTCGCCCCGATCAGCCCGCCGGAGAACACCATCGTGCTGTCTTCGGCGACGCCGGGCAAGGTCGCCGACGACGGCAAGGGCACCAACAGCGTGCTGGTCTCCGAGCTGCTCAACAACCTCAACGCCCAGGCCGGCGCCGAAACCGCCTTCAACAAGACCCGCGTCGCGATCTCGCGCGCCAGCGAAGGCGAGCAGGTGCCGAGCGTATCGTCCTCGCTGCTGGAAGACATCAAGCTCGGCGGCTGA
- a CDS encoding efflux RND transporter periplasmic adaptor subunit, with translation MISSRMRASALASTALLVLAACPAFAASEADAVPKGAAVTVLKASKYCFGNIVEVSGIVLPRDEQQIRPDRFGLKVAEVMADPGDTVTAGQVLAKLTDGSNAINVTAPVAGTISASAAIVGAPASGKDALFSIIARNEYDLVGMVPTRDIAKLKTEQTAKLKVLGAGDLDGKVRRIAPTVEPNSQLGQVFVAIGANKRLLVNSSGRAQIKTGQSCGVAVPLTAILYSTAGTVVQVVRGGRVETRRVETGLMSAGQVEIRDGIQEGDIVVARAGALLREGDPVRPVGASADAK, from the coding sequence ATGATTTCGTCCCGCATGCGCGCCTCAGCGCTCGCCTCCACCGCGCTGCTCGTGCTCGCGGCTTGTCCCGCATTCGCCGCGAGCGAGGCCGACGCGGTGCCGAAGGGCGCGGCGGTGACGGTGCTGAAGGCGTCGAAATATTGCTTCGGCAACATCGTCGAGGTCTCGGGCATCGTGCTGCCGCGCGACGAGCAGCAGATCCGGCCCGACCGGTTCGGCTTGAAGGTCGCGGAGGTGATGGCCGATCCGGGCGACACCGTCACCGCGGGCCAGGTGCTGGCGAAGCTGACCGACGGCAGCAATGCGATCAACGTCACCGCGCCGGTGGCGGGCACGATCTCGGCGTCGGCGGCGATCGTCGGTGCCCCGGCCTCGGGCAAGGACGCGCTGTTCTCGATCATCGCCCGAAACGAATACGACCTGGTCGGCATGGTGCCGACCCGCGACATCGCCAAGCTGAAGACCGAGCAGACCGCGAAGCTGAAGGTGCTCGGCGCCGGCGACCTCGACGGCAAGGTGCGGCGGATCGCGCCGACCGTCGAGCCGAACAGCCAGCTCGGCCAGGTGTTCGTGGCGATCGGCGCCAACAAGCGGCTGCTGGTGAATTCGAGCGGGCGGGCGCAGATCAAGACCGGGCAGAGCTGCGGTGTCGCAGTGCCGCTGACCGCGATCCTGTATTCCACCGCCGGCACCGTGGTGCAGGTGGTGCGCGGCGGCCGCGTCGAGACGCGGCGGGTGGAGACCGGGTTGATGTCGGCCGGCCAGGTCGAGATCCGCGACGGCATCCAGGAAGGCGACATCGTCGTCGCCCGCGCCGGCGCGCTGCTGCGTGAAGGCGATCCGGTGCGGCCGGTGGGGGCGAGCGCGGATGCGAAGTAG